In Candidatus Obscuribacterales bacterium, a single window of DNA contains:
- a CDS encoding nitrate reductase subunit alpha, which produces MSWIKDIFAPKERQWEDFYRNRWSYDKIVRSTHGVNCTGSCSWNVYVKQGIVTWELQALDYPIFNKEIPPHEPRGCQRGISCSWYVYSPLRVKYPYVRGALLDLWRQAKQKHAGDVVSAWSEIVSTPEMRSRYQQARGKGGFRRASWDEANELIAAANVHTIKKHGPDRIVGFSPIPAMSMVSYASGARFLQLMGGVCLSFYDWYCDLPPASPEVWGEQTDVAESADWYHSKYVAVVGSNVLMTRTPDAHFLVEGRHRGSKVVVFSPDFSQASKIADEWIPVHQGQDGAFWMAVGHVILKESYKDRQVPYFIDYVKKYSDSPFLVKLEKDSSGAYKPGKLLRAAEISATESLDNADWKMFVIDEHSGELKIPKGTVGHRWQKKKGEWNLKLEDSITSEKIDPLLFLSDKSDASAEVIFDDFSNSLSTEAFKRTVPAKKVETKDGVVLVTTVMELLMAQYGIDNGLEGDFPKNYEDDQSPFTPAWQEKFTGIKSSVVVDFAREWAKTAETSRGKCSVIIGAGVNHWYHNNLIYRAAINALLFCGCVGVNGGGLNHYVGQEKLAPIASWMPIAFGTDWSGPPRLQNAPSFHYVNSDQWRYDPEFTEICAVSDKNHVMAQGHTIDKQIMAVKNGWLPCYPQFDQSVFEVIAQAQAEGAKTDDEIIAFVVRQLKDRKLKFAMEDPDSPESFPRVWYIWRGNALMASAKGHEYFLKYYLGTHNNLVAKEIAKDSVKEVTWHDKVDLGKLDLVVDLNFRMDTSALYSDIVLPAASYYEKNDLNSTDMHTFIHPLQAAVPPVWEAKPDWDIFKGIALHTAKLSEKYLPEIQKDIVLTPLMHDTPGEIAQPTVQQWSKGECEAIPGKTMPNMKIVGRDYVNLYNRYISLGRNFRDNGLAVHGTHYDVDDEYDKQLNESPTETWGGKTYPSLNRDIDVCETILTFAAETNGEMAYRAFAAESVKTGIDHTHLASDTRGVRYRFQDLVTQPRRILSSPFWTGIVNNGRTYSAYCQNVEEHIPWRTLTGRQHLYFDHEAYIAYGEHLPTFKPRADARTTRDLEESKNHGPSLTLNYLTPHGKWHIHSTFGDTLRMKTLSRGIYPIWLNDKDADLIGIEDNDWVEIYNDHGVVCTRAIVSARIPRGVTLIYHSPERTLSVPKSKERGMRRAGGHNSLTRTRLKPLLMVGGYAQFSYGFNYWGPTGVNRDTYVIVKKMGKPVF; this is translated from the coding sequence ATGTCCTGGATTAAAGACATATTTGCACCGAAAGAAAGACAGTGGGAAGATTTTTATCGAAACCGTTGGTCGTACGACAAGATAGTGCGCAGCACTCACGGCGTAAATTGCACGGGTTCTTGCAGCTGGAATGTCTATGTGAAACAGGGAATTGTTACCTGGGAATTGCAGGCTCTGGACTATCCGATTTTCAATAAGGAAATTCCACCGCACGAGCCACGTGGCTGCCAGCGCGGCATATCTTGTTCCTGGTATGTTTACAGCCCGTTGCGAGTGAAATACCCTTACGTTCGCGGGGCTTTGCTCGATCTTTGGCGGCAAGCAAAACAAAAGCATGCAGGCGATGTTGTATCTGCTTGGTCGGAAATAGTAAGCACTCCGGAGATGCGTTCTCGCTATCAGCAGGCGCGAGGCAAGGGAGGCTTCCGGCGCGCCTCCTGGGATGAAGCTAATGAGCTCATCGCAGCAGCTAATGTCCACACAATTAAAAAGCACGGACCGGATCGCATCGTCGGCTTCTCGCCAATTCCAGCTATGTCCATGGTCAGCTATGCGTCCGGTGCTCGCTTTCTGCAACTAATGGGCGGCGTTTGCTTATCCTTTTACGACTGGTACTGCGATTTGCCGCCGGCATCTCCTGAGGTTTGGGGTGAGCAGACAGATGTTGCCGAAAGCGCTGACTGGTATCACTCTAAGTATGTAGCCGTTGTCGGCTCCAATGTTTTGATGACACGCACTCCGGATGCTCACTTCCTTGTTGAAGGTCGCCACCGTGGCTCAAAAGTTGTCGTGTTTTCTCCTGATTTTTCCCAGGCTTCTAAAATTGCCGACGAATGGATCCCTGTTCACCAGGGGCAGGATGGTGCATTCTGGATGGCCGTAGGTCACGTAATTCTTAAGGAGTCTTACAAAGACAGACAGGTTCCATACTTTATTGACTATGTAAAGAAGTACAGTGACTCGCCATTTTTAGTGAAGCTGGAAAAAGATAGTTCAGGAGCATATAAACCTGGTAAGTTGCTGCGTGCAGCAGAAATTTCCGCCACTGAGTCTCTTGATAATGCCGACTGGAAAATGTTTGTCATTGATGAACATAGCGGTGAATTGAAAATACCCAAGGGCACAGTGGGGCATCGTTGGCAGAAGAAAAAAGGCGAATGGAACTTAAAACTAGAAGACAGCATTACAAGTGAAAAAATTGATCCTCTGTTGTTTTTATCAGATAAATCAGATGCTTCTGCTGAAGTAATATTTGATGATTTCTCAAATAGCTTAAGCACGGAAGCTTTTAAGCGTACGGTACCAGCCAAAAAAGTTGAGACAAAAGATGGAGTTGTGCTTGTTACAACGGTTATGGAACTGCTTATGGCACAGTACGGTATTGATAACGGACTGGAAGGCGACTTTCCGAAAAACTATGAAGATGATCAAAGTCCTTTTACACCTGCTTGGCAGGAGAAATTCACCGGCATAAAATCATCCGTTGTGGTTGATTTCGCTAGAGAATGGGCAAAGACGGCAGAAACCAGCAGAGGTAAGTGCAGCGTCATAATAGGCGCCGGCGTAAATCACTGGTATCACAACAACTTAATTTATCGGGCAGCCATTAATGCTTTGCTCTTCTGCGGTTGCGTGGGAGTTAACGGTGGCGGGCTTAATCACTACGTCGGACAAGAGAAACTGGCTCCTATTGCCTCCTGGATGCCGATTGCTTTTGGCACTGATTGGTCAGGGCCTCCGCGCTTGCAAAACGCCCCCTCTTTCCACTATGTAAATTCCGACCAGTGGCGTTACGATCCGGAATTCACAGAAATATGTGCTGTCTCGGATAAGAATCATGTGATGGCTCAGGGACACACCATCGACAAGCAAATAATGGCTGTGAAAAACGGCTGGCTGCCTTGTTATCCCCAATTCGATCAAAGCGTATTTGAAGTCATTGCCCAGGCTCAAGCAGAAGGCGCAAAGACCGACGATGAAATAATTGCCTTTGTGGTAAGGCAACTAAAAGATAGAAAGCTCAAGTTCGCTATGGAAGATCCGGACTCGCCGGAAAGCTTCCCGCGTGTATGGTACATCTGGCGCGGCAACGCCTTAATGGCGTCAGCCAAGGGGCATGAGTACTTCCTTAAATATTATCTGGGCACGCACAACAACTTAGTGGCCAAAGAAATAGCTAAGGATTCTGTCAAGGAAGTGACTTGGCACGACAAAGTTGACTTAGGAAAATTAGACCTTGTAGTCGATCTCAATTTCCGCATGGATACCTCAGCACTCTACTCAGACATCGTATTGCCGGCAGCAAGTTATTATGAAAAAAATGATTTGAACAGTACAGATATGCACACGTTTATTCATCCACTGCAAGCAGCTGTTCCGCCAGTTTGGGAAGCAAAACCGGATTGGGATATTTTTAAAGGCATTGCTTTGCACACAGCAAAACTCTCTGAAAAATATTTGCCGGAAATACAAAAAGACATTGTGCTTACGCCATTGATGCACGATACACCGGGGGAAATTGCTCAACCAACTGTTCAACAATGGTCAAAAGGCGAATGTGAAGCAATTCCTGGTAAAACGATGCCTAACATGAAAATAGTGGGACGCGATTATGTCAATCTCTATAATCGATACATCTCACTGGGCAGGAACTTTCGAGATAACGGACTGGCTGTGCACGGCACACATTATGATGTCGACGATGAGTACGACAAACAATTAAATGAATCGCCGACTGAGACGTGGGGTGGCAAAACCTATCCATCCTTAAATAGAGACATTGATGTCTGCGAGACAATTCTTACTTTCGCCGCCGAGACTAATGGAGAAATGGCCTATCGTGCTTTTGCTGCTGAATCGGTTAAGACAGGAATTGATCACACACATCTAGCATCTGACACGCGAGGTGTGCGGTACAGATTCCAGGATTTAGTAACACAACCTCGCCGCATACTGTCATCTCCTTTCTGGACAGGTATTGTAAATAATGGACGCACGTATTCGGCTTACTGCCAAAACGTAGAAGAGCATATTCCCTGGAGAACACTAACAGGACGTCAACACTTGTACTTTGATCATGAGGCTTATATTGCTTACGGCGAACATCTGCCGACATTTAAACCGCGTGCCGATGCTCGGACGACAAGGGATTTGGAGGAAAGCAAAAATCATGGCCCGTCATTGACCCTCAATTATTTGACGCCTCACGGAAAATGGCATATTCACTCAACTTTTGGCGATACATTAAGGATGAAGACTTTATCCAGAGGTATCTATCCAATCTGGCTAAATGACAAGGATGCTGATCTGATAGGCATTGAAGATAACGACTGGGTTGAAATTTACAACGATCACGGAGTTGTCTGCACACGGGCAATTGTTAGCGCCAGAATTCCGCGTGGAGTAACTCTTATTTATCACTCGCCTGAACGCACACTGTCTGTTCCGAAATCAAAAGAACGCGGCATGCGCAGGGCCGGTGGTCACAATAGTCTGACGCGCACGAGGCTTAAGCCGTTGTTGATGGTCGGTGGTTATGCGCAATTTTCTTATGGTTTTAATTACTGGGGTCCAACCGGTGTTAACCGTGACACCTACGTCATTGTTAAGAAGATGGGCAAACCGGTATTTTAG
- the narH gene encoding nitrate reductase subunit beta codes for MDVRAQVSMVFHLDKCIGCHTCSVACKNVWTDRAGAEYMWWNNVETKPGTGFPTLWEDQEHYKGGWQLKNNGQKDLELRCQGKADAFLKLFYNPNQPGLEDYYEPWTYKYQDLFDAPEGDDQPTAIPISQITGEPIDIEAGPNWDDDLGGSPLYAENDPNLEGLTPEEREQLFEIQRVSFFYLPRICNHCANPSCVASCPSGALYKRGEDGIVLINQEVCKGWRACVSACPYKKIYYNWKTGKSEKCILCYPRLETGQPPSCFQSCVGRIRYLGVLLYDAERIPDAMKVPDDQLVESQRNALCDPFDPKVIQAARKNGISEEFITAAQRSPVWKYVMEWKLALPLHVEYRTMPMLFYVPPLLPVMGKSGDGPYENNKDGFFSGLETARLPIKYLANLFSAGNTQIIEDVLKKLMAVRYYKRALDMGEFDIKQSTSILREAKTTPSECEQIYALTTLATPFDRYALPPIQREEALEGTCNPEICKGSCGLGFSESAERGP; via the coding sequence ATGGATGTTAGAGCGCAAGTCTCAATGGTCTTTCATCTAGACAAATGCATCGGCTGCCACACGTGTAGCGTTGCTTGCAAAAACGTCTGGACCGATCGTGCCGGCGCTGAGTATATGTGGTGGAATAATGTGGAGACCAAACCAGGTACAGGATTTCCCACGCTGTGGGAAGATCAGGAGCATTATAAAGGCGGCTGGCAGCTCAAGAACAATGGTCAGAAGGACCTTGAGCTGCGCTGTCAAGGCAAAGCCGATGCTTTCTTAAAACTCTTCTACAATCCCAATCAACCTGGTTTGGAAGATTACTACGAACCATGGACTTACAAGTATCAGGATTTATTTGATGCGCCGGAAGGCGACGACCAACCAACCGCTATTCCTATTTCGCAAATTACCGGTGAGCCCATCGATATTGAAGCTGGCCCTAACTGGGATGATGACCTGGGCGGTTCTCCCCTGTATGCAGAAAATGACCCTAATCTTGAAGGATTAACGCCTGAAGAAAGAGAACAATTATTTGAAATCCAACGTGTTTCTTTCTTTTACCTGCCGCGCATATGCAATCATTGCGCTAATCCTAGTTGTGTTGCTTCTTGTCCTTCCGGTGCATTATATAAACGTGGCGAAGACGGCATTGTCCTCATTAACCAGGAAGTATGCAAGGGTTGGCGAGCCTGTGTTTCAGCCTGCCCTTACAAGAAAATTTACTACAACTGGAAAACGGGCAAATCAGAAAAGTGTATTCTATGCTACCCACGACTGGAAACAGGACAACCCCCATCCTGCTTCCAGTCGTGCGTAGGCAGAATTCGTTATCTTGGTGTTTTGTTATATGATGCTGAGCGAATTCCCGATGCCATGAAAGTACCAGATGATCAATTGGTGGAATCGCAGAGAAATGCATTATGCGATCCCTTTGATCCAAAAGTAATTCAAGCGGCAAGAAAAAATGGCATTAGCGAGGAATTTATAACTGCGGCTCAAAGGAGTCCAGTCTGGAAATACGTGATGGAATGGAAGCTGGCTTTGCCTCTACACGTTGAATATCGCACCATGCCTATGCTTTTTTATGTGCCACCGCTCCTGCCTGTTATGGGAAAATCGGGCGATGGACCCTATGAAAACAACAAAGACGGCTTCTTCTCAGGACTGGAGACGGCGCGTCTGCCAATTAAATACTTAGCCAATTTATTTAGTGCGGGCAATACTCAAATAATCGAAGACGTGTTGAAAAAGCTGATGGCCGTTAGATACTACAAGCGAGCACTCGACATGGGTGAATTTGATATCAAGCAAAGCACCAGTATCTTAAGAGAAGCAAAAACTACTCCTAGCGAATGTGAACAAATCTACGCTTTAACAACGCTTGCTACTCCTTTCGATAGATATGCATTACCGCCAATTCAAAGAGAAGAAGCACTAGAGGGCACTTGCAATCCGGAAATATGCAAAGGCTCCTGCGGGCTTGGCTTTAGTGAATCTGCTGAGAGAGGTCCTTAA
- the narJ gene encoding nitrate reductase molybdenum cofactor assembly chaperone, with translation MLKDTINIKNTIETNRQAVLEKIAILFDYPTSSYLETAEDLVNKSRDKYPELSKLLVEFIDALKPLSPEEQEEVFTRTFDIAPICVPYLSSYTFGEESYERGDLMAKLKEIYAIAGFQSGNELPDHIRVTLSFLSTLDDQAGADLVHYVLAKPITEMFDKLKNANNPYSLLMNAVINLLEVDFSQEDRNA, from the coding sequence ATGTTGAAAGACACCATTAACATAAAAAATACCATTGAGACAAATAGACAGGCTGTCCTAGAAAAAATTGCCATCTTATTTGATTACCCAACTAGCAGCTATCTAGAAACAGCCGAAGATTTGGTAAATAAAAGTCGTGATAAATATCCTGAGCTTTCAAAGTTGCTGGTGGAGTTTATCGATGCTCTTAAGCCACTTAGTCCAGAGGAGCAGGAAGAGGTTTTCACCAGGACTTTTGATATAGCTCCAATCTGTGTGCCTTACTTAAGTTCCTACACGTTCGGAGAAGAAAGTTATGAGCGTGGTGATTTAATGGCAAAATTAAAGGAGATATACGCTATTGCCGGGTTTCAATCAGGCAATGAATTGCCTGATCATATTAGGGTTACTTTGTCTTTTCTATCTACCTTGGATGATCAGGCAGGTGCTGATCTTGTTCATTATGTACTTGCCAAGCCGATTACTGAGATGTTCGATAAGCTCAAGAACGCCAACAACCCATATTCATTGCTTATGAACGCTGTTATAAACCTACTAGAAGTCGATTTTTCCCAGGAGGACAGGAATGCTTGA
- the narI gene encoding respiratory nitrate reductase subunit gamma, whose amino-acid sequence MLDSFLFVGLPYISLAVCVLVTFYRLRHQRFAQSALSSQFLENKQLLWGSMPWHIGIAVILLAHFFILAFPGLWQALVANKTVLYIFESAGIALSMLALVGLAVLLVRRITSARIQAVTTTMDLVILLLLLGQVVLGMATAGLYRWGSAWAVNTAVPYVWSLILFKPEIAYVTDLPPLMKGHIIGAWLLLLLIPFSRLIHVFALPLQYLFRPPQKVVWMDSRHQEGELSLAEAQESRRYFLRAALGIVGGACLLFVGAADKLFRFFFGPRLSQKEEASIMSERLSLMQKTVEQKKYELERQQNDYIFISKLSDLSAQKGKYFIDYAMTPALAFLDKDNLPLLLSAKCTHLGCTVGSNVDADGKILCPCHISYFDIHSGMPNPDSPAKAPLPHIGWVLMDQSGKMVASKTANGKVTGNPDLTDLSQYSVFVARYQKEDA is encoded by the coding sequence ATGCTTGATTCCTTTTTGTTTGTCGGACTTCCCTATATTTCTCTTGCCGTTTGTGTTCTGGTGACCTTTTACAGGCTGCGCCACCAACGATTTGCCCAATCTGCTTTGTCCTCGCAATTTTTAGAGAATAAACAATTGCTGTGGGGATCGATGCCCTGGCATATAGGCATAGCCGTCATATTGTTAGCCCATTTTTTCATCCTTGCTTTCCCAGGACTTTGGCAAGCTCTTGTCGCTAATAAAACTGTTCTTTATATTTTCGAATCGGCCGGGATTGCTTTGTCGATGCTAGCTTTGGTTGGACTTGCCGTTTTACTTGTTCGCCGTATTACCTCAGCCAGAATACAGGCAGTAACAACGACGATGGATCTGGTGATTTTGCTTCTTTTGCTGGGGCAGGTCGTCTTAGGTATGGCTACAGCTGGACTCTACCGCTGGGGGTCAGCCTGGGCTGTTAATACAGCTGTTCCATATGTTTGGAGCCTGATTTTATTCAAGCCGGAAATTGCCTATGTAACTGACTTGCCGCCTCTTATGAAAGGACACATAATTGGCGCCTGGTTGCTTCTCTTGCTTATTCCATTTTCCAGGCTTATCCATGTCTTTGCTTTGCCATTGCAATACCTCTTTCGTCCTCCTCAAAAGGTAGTCTGGATGGACAGTCGTCATCAAGAAGGTGAATTATCGCTTGCTGAGGCTCAAGAATCTAGACGCTATTTTTTGCGTGCTGCTCTCGGCATAGTAGGAGGCGCATGTCTGCTTTTTGTGGGCGCTGCTGATAAACTATTTCGCTTTTTCTTCGGTCCCCGATTGAGTCAGAAAGAAGAGGCGTCCATTATGTCCGAGCGCCTGTCTCTTATGCAAAAGACAGTTGAGCAAAAGAAATATGAATTGGAACGACAACAAAACGACTACATTTTCATCTCTAAACTTTCCGATCTAAGCGCACAAAAAGGGAAATATTTCATCGATTACGCGATGACTCCGGCACTTGCCTTTCTGGATAAAGACAACTTACCGCTTTTGCTGTCGGCAAAGTGCACTCACCTTGGTTGCACAGTTGGCTCCAATGTTGACGCTGATGGAAAAATTCTTTGTCCATGTCACATTTCATATTTCGATATTCATTCGGGCATGCCCAATCCGGATTCTCCGGCGAAGGCTCCACTTCCCCACATTGGCTGGGTGCTTATGGATCAATCCGGAAAAATGGTTGCCAGCAAAACTGCCAATGGCAAAGTTACGGGCAATCCTGATTTAACTGATCTAAGTCAGTACAGTGTGTTCGTTGCCAGATATCAGAAGGAGGATGCCTAA
- a CDS encoding cytochrome b N-terminal domain-containing protein produces the protein MSSGSAFSALANFFAERFPVDKLDFHSLIEKKEVPVHKMTWGYYTGGLTLFFFLVQVATGLLLLFYYQPTVSDAYVSVKYISEHVVCGALIRNMHAWSSSLMIFFAVVHLLTSFAMKAFAKPREITWVAGVLLLFITFTFGFTGYLLPWNQIAVNATKVGLQSIEQAGAYLPGTLAELPRYLRETFQGEASVGQSTLGRFYTMHVVLLPLALVAVLGLHLLQVQLHGMSQGVDKAAVKTEKFFPIFFSKDLCVWSVALFVLFVLALCLPFESFLPFPLLEAYNPLGSTPAGIKPEWYFYFVYYPLELLPFWAIMLAMGVLTLVLFLVPWIFKGTSRRTLSMLAIAAGIYLVAMTVFGEQIYQLFKGGA, from the coding sequence ATGAGCTCCGGTTCAGCATTTAGTGCGCTGGCTAACTTTTTTGCCGAACGGTTTCCTGTCGACAAACTTGATTTTCATTCACTTATCGAAAAAAAGGAAGTGCCTGTCCACAAAATGACCTGGGGGTATTACACAGGTGGGCTGACATTGTTTTTTTTCCTTGTTCAAGTGGCAACCGGTTTACTTCTGCTCTTCTATTATCAGCCAACGGTTAGCGACGCTTATGTATCCGTTAAATACATTAGTGAGCATGTTGTCTGCGGCGCTCTCATACGAAATATGCATGCATGGTCGTCATCGCTGATGATTTTCTTTGCCGTCGTTCATTTGCTGACAAGCTTTGCTATGAAAGCCTTCGCTAAACCCAGAGAAATTACCTGGGTAGCAGGCGTTCTTCTTTTATTCATTACTTTTACGTTCGGTTTTACCGGTTACCTTTTGCCCTGGAATCAAATTGCCGTCAATGCCACCAAGGTTGGACTCCAGTCTATTGAACAGGCAGGCGCCTATTTGCCGGGTACACTTGCTGAGTTGCCTCGCTATCTGCGCGAGACATTTCAAGGCGAGGCAAGTGTCGGTCAATCTACTTTAGGCCGATTCTATACCATGCATGTGGTTCTATTGCCGCTTGCCTTAGTTGCCGTATTGGGCTTGCACTTGTTGCAGGTGCAATTGCACGGCATGAGTCAAGGTGTTGATAAGGCGGCTGTCAAAACAGAGAAGTTTTTCCCTATCTTTTTCTCCAAGGACTTATGTGTTTGGTCTGTAGCCTTGTTTGTTTTATTTGTATTGGCGCTTTGCTTGCCGTTTGAGTCGTTTTTGCCATTCCCTCTTTTGGAAGCATATAATCCTCTTGGTTCAACACCTGCCGGAATAAAACCGGAGTGGTATTTTTACTTTGTGTATTACCCGCTGGAGCTTTTGCCGTTCTGGGCAATCATGCTTGCGATGGGAGTGCTTACATTGGTACTTTTCTTAGTGCCCTGGATATTTAAGGGCACCAGTCGTAGAACACTTTCAATGTTGGCAATTGCTGCCGGCATTTATCTGGTGGCAATGACGGTCTTTGGTGAACAGATATATCAACTCTTTAAGGGTGGTGCCTGA
- a CDS encoding NnrS family protein gives MAESKISSMPTIARERQLILLLEAFLITGILFMIFPGTFLGVWNLFSISSSHSTANIPVALIQAHGHAQVFGWIGSFILGIGFYSIPNLRRISKASFAIGWLIWALWTVGVALHWFAGFYQWQWRFLFPVSALLELSAVLLFLACSIQGHRFGQESKQKVETWAILVIAGTVGLVIAMCANLFESVEIALWGAAPQFPMDFNGRFLVLSIWGFPVMIAWGFSAHWIPVFLSLKPLRSNFLLAALIVAIVGVISYLLGDSLIGASLLCGAAFLVALALRIFEPAIDKAKTQGVHKTFPSFIRISYVWLLVSSLLNIWAALQPESSGITGSARHAVTVGFLMTMVFSIGPRILPAFLGKKALYSMGLMFLSLVLINIGCFLRVLSEISAYENYASSAWLLLPISATLELTGVVIFAANMLVTFLKPPLVAMENCADK, from the coding sequence ATGGCTGAGTCAAAGATTTCCTCCATGCCGACAATTGCCCGTGAAAGGCAATTGATTCTTCTTCTAGAAGCCTTTCTAATCACGGGCATTTTATTCATGATATTTCCCGGCACTTTTTTAGGTGTTTGGAATTTATTTAGCATAAGTAGCAGCCATTCAACAGCAAATATACCTGTTGCCTTGATCCAGGCTCACGGTCATGCGCAGGTTTTTGGCTGGATAGGCAGCTTTATCCTGGGCATTGGTTTTTATTCCATTCCTAATTTGCGCCGTATTTCCAAAGCCTCATTTGCCATAGGTTGGCTCATTTGGGCATTATGGACTGTTGGTGTTGCCCTGCACTGGTTTGCTGGTTTTTATCAGTGGCAGTGGCGGTTTCTCTTTCCTGTGTCTGCTCTCTTGGAATTGAGCGCAGTGTTGTTATTTCTTGCCTGTTCAATACAAGGGCATAGATTTGGGCAAGAATCGAAACAGAAAGTCGAGACCTGGGCAATTCTTGTTATTGCCGGCACCGTTGGTTTGGTTATTGCGATGTGCGCAAACCTATTTGAAAGTGTAGAAATTGCTCTATGGGGAGCCGCGCCTCAGTTTCCAATGGATTTTAACGGCCGATTTCTGGTGCTTTCTATTTGGGGTTTTCCAGTGATGATCGCCTGGGGTTTTTCGGCTCACTGGATTCCCGTGTTTTTAAGCTTAAAACCCTTAAGAAGCAACTTTTTACTTGCCGCTTTGATAGTTGCTATTGTCGGAGTCATCTCTTACCTTCTCGGCGATTCGCTAATAGGAGCATCACTACTTTGCGGCGCGGCATTTTTGGTTGCTCTTGCCTTGCGCATTTTCGAACCTGCCATTGACAAAGCAAAAACACAAGGCGTACACAAGACTTTCCCCTCGTTCATACGTATATCCTATGTTTGGCTATTAGTTTCTTCTTTGCTTAATATCTGGGCAGCCTTGCAACCGGAATCTTCAGGAATAACCGGTTCAGCAAGGCACGCTGTTACAGTCGGCTTCTTGATGACGATGGTATTTTCTATCGGACCACGCATTCTACCGGCCTTTTTAGGGAAGAAAGCGCTCTATAGCATGGGGCTCATGTTTCTTTCTCTTGTTCTTATCAATATTGGTTGTTTCTTGAGAGTTTTGTCGGAGATATCGGCATATGAGAATTACGCCTCTTCGGCGTGGTTATTGTTGCCAATTTCTGCCACGCTTGAACTTACCGGAGTGGTCATTTTCGCTGCCAATATGTTAGTGACATTTCTCAAGCCGCCTCTGGTGGCAATGGAGAATTGTGCAGACAAATAG
- a CDS encoding helix-turn-helix transcriptional regulator has protein sequence MEDAHIDPLQCPITFVLDILSPKWTIEILRELFTQPTRTRQFLNLIPGLSMKSLRERLKVLEIEGILIRTVYEDSPLRVEYSLTTKGRELYSALMSLKRLGEAWLNKKCQCPFDLELSQDDIVCPNKNS, from the coding sequence ATGGAAGATGCTCATATAGATCCTTTGCAGTGTCCGATTACGTTTGTTCTGGATATCTTAAGTCCTAAGTGGACAATAGAGATCTTGCGAGAACTCTTCACTCAACCAACGCGTACCAGGCAATTTCTCAATCTCATTCCTGGATTAAGCATGAAAAGTCTGAGAGAAAGACTGAAGGTTTTGGAAATCGAAGGTATTCTCATTCGCACCGTCTATGAAGATTCACCGCTTCGCGTGGAATACAGCCTCACGACCAAGGGCAGAGAATTGTATTCAGCGCTTATGAGTCTCAAACGATTAGGTGAAGCCTGGCTTAACAAAAAATGCCAATGCCCATTTGATCTCGAGCTGTCTCAAGACGATATTGTTTGTCCTAACAAGAACTCTTAA